A genomic segment from Rhodospirillaceae bacterium encodes:
- a CDS encoding YkgJ family cysteine cluster protein produces the protein MDDIPGFRCTSCGTCCLEGAARLQVTEDDIALWQDQAPHILEFVRLNGTIGEMGRNVEGEAKTTRCVWIKKYPGRDQYYCRIYPWRPQVCRRYPTSVEHARFTDCPGV, from the coding sequence ATGGACGATATTCCGGGATTTCGGTGCACCAGTTGCGGTACGTGTTGCCTGGAAGGGGCAGCGCGGCTGCAGGTCACAGAAGACGATATAGCCCTGTGGCAAGATCAGGCGCCGCATATTCTGGAATTTGTCCGCCTCAACGGCACCATTGGTGAGATGGGCCGAAACGTTGAAGGCGAGGCGAAAACAACACGTTGTGTGTGGATCAAAAAATACCCCGGCCGGGATCAATACTACTGCCGCATCTACCCATGGCGGCCGCAGGTCTGCCGCCGTTACCCGACATCAGTCGAACACGCCCGTTTTACTGATTGTCCGGGTGTTTAG
- a CDS encoding homocysteine S-methyltransferase family protein, translating into MTEFRNSLPQLDGGLFLTDGSIETALIFHEGIDLPNFATFDLLREIDGKEALRKQFSSYAAIARDHGVGCVLETPTWRANSDWGDKMGYSKAALGAVNEEAVSLLMEVRKDYQNEATPVVISGGLGPRGDGYVAGELMDADQAQQYHAPQIAALCRAGADLIGAMTMTNTGEAIGVTRAAMAEDMPVMISFTVETDGVLPTGQSLKEAIAEVDAATDNAPVYYMINCAHPTHFQHLLDSDEDWLLRIRGISANASCKSHAELDESVELDDGNPVELAEQFRDIRRRQKHINVLGGCCGTDPRHIDQIVSHCK; encoded by the coding sequence ATGACTGAGTTCAGAAACAGCCTGCCGCAACTTGATGGAGGATTGTTCCTCACCGACGGTAGCATTGAAACCGCGCTGATATTTCACGAAGGCATTGATTTGCCTAATTTTGCTACTTTCGATTTGCTGCGTGAGATTGACGGTAAGGAAGCCCTGCGCAAGCAATTCTCAAGTTACGCCGCCATCGCCCGCGACCATGGCGTCGGTTGTGTTCTTGAAACCCCGACCTGGCGCGCCAATTCGGACTGGGGCGACAAGATGGGTTATTCCAAAGCGGCCCTTGGCGCGGTAAACGAGGAAGCCGTCTCCCTGCTGATGGAGGTCCGCAAGGACTATCAAAACGAGGCGACCCCCGTCGTCATCAGCGGTGGACTGGGGCCGCGTGGTGACGGTTACGTGGCTGGCGAACTCATGGACGCCGATCAGGCACAGCAGTATCACGCACCACAAATCGCCGCCTTGTGCCGGGCCGGTGCCGACCTGATTGGCGCCATGACCATGACCAACACCGGTGAAGCCATTGGCGTGACCCGCGCCGCTATGGCCGAAGACATGCCGGTGATGATTTCATTCACCGTCGAAACAGATGGAGTGCTTCCGACAGGCCAATCCCTGAAGGAGGCGATTGCCGAAGTCGACGCCGCAACCGATAATGCGCCAGTTTACTACATGATCAATTGCGCCCATCCGACCCATTTCCAGCACTTGCTGGATTCTGATGAAGACTGGCTGCTGCGGATCCGCGGCATTAGCGCCAACGCATCATGTAAGAGTCACGCTGAACTGGATGAATCTGTGGAACTGGATGATGGAAACCCGGTCGAACTGGCCGAACAATTCAGGGATATCCGGAGACGTCAAAAACACATCAACGTTCTTGGTGGCTGTTGCGGGACCGATCCGCGTCATATCGACCAGATCGTTAGCCACTGCAAATAA
- a CDS encoding TetR/AcrR family transcriptional regulator, protein MAELQRRKGSETRNQILSFAETAVLEKGFAGTSIDELIAAVGITKSGFFYHFKDKNALAKALLQHYLDREEAIFDELFERADDLNDDPLHGFLVFLKLFAEVLADLPETHPGCLVSAFCYQDQLFNREIRELNAAGVLRWRERFNDRLELIARHYPPKMEIEMSELADMVSGIVEGGIVISRSVRDKDVLPQQVLLLRRFVRRVFLDS, encoded by the coding sequence ATGGCTGAATTACAAAGACGCAAGGGGTCGGAAACCCGAAACCAGATTCTATCGTTCGCTGAAACGGCGGTGCTTGAGAAGGGCTTCGCCGGAACCTCCATCGACGAACTGATCGCCGCTGTCGGTATTACCAAAAGCGGCTTCTTCTATCATTTCAAAGACAAGAACGCCTTGGCCAAAGCGCTTTTGCAGCATTACCTTGACCGGGAAGAGGCGATCTTCGACGAGTTGTTCGAGCGGGCCGATGACTTGAACGACGACCCTTTGCACGGGTTTCTTGTCTTCCTGAAATTGTTTGCCGAAGTACTGGCTGACCTGCCTGAAACACATCCGGGCTGTCTGGTTTCAGCCTTTTGTTATCAGGACCAGTTGTTCAATCGTGAAATTCGTGAACTGAATGCCGCCGGTGTCTTGCGCTGGCGAGAACGGTTTAATGATCGTCTGGAACTGATTGCCCGGCACTATCCGCCAAAAATGGAAATCGAAATGTCCGAACTGGCCGATATGGTTTCCGGCATTGTCGAAGGGGGCATCGTTATTTCAAGGTCTGTTCGCGACAAGGATGTGCTACCCCAGCAGGTCCTGCTTCTGCGGCGCTTTGTTCGCAGGGTCTTTTTAGATAGTTAA
- a CDS encoding DUF1330 domain-containing protein: protein MTPYYLIADVSIDDMDAYKKYMEQAKPLVESYGGQYLVRGGDFKVLEGDYFSPRRMVLIRFPDKASCERFYNDPAYQEVRAIRLPVSDMVLVGIEGVEA from the coding sequence ATGACCCCCTATTACCTGATCGCCGATGTCAGCATCGATGATATGGACGCGTACAAAAAATACATGGAGCAGGCCAAACCGCTTGTTGAAAGTTATGGCGGGCAATATCTGGTTCGGGGCGGTGACTTCAAGGTCCTGGAAGGCGATTACTTCAGCCCCCGCAGGATGGTTCTGATCCGCTTCCCCGACAAAGCCTCATGCGAACGCTTTTACAATGACCCTGCTTACCAGGAAGTACGCGCCATACGCCTGCCGGTCAGCGACATGGTTCTGGTCGGCATTGAGGGGGTTGAGGCTTAA